The segment TCGCAAGGCGCGCAGGTCTTTCTCATTCAATGTCCGGGATTTCATGGTTGCTGTTTCCGTAACCGTGATTACAAATAAGATCAGTTTTCCTGGTAAACCGGCATCCCTACACTCGCCTCAGTTCGTTTTTCGCCAATACCAGGAAATCATTATGTCTTTACCGTTAACAGTGCCACCGCAAACTAATCATAAATCACTGCTGTTTTCCGAATTAGCCCTCGATCTCGATAATTTGCAAGCACATTTTGCCGTGCTGGGGATGCCTTACGGCGCGGCTTACACCCCGCAGGACTACAACAATGACCAGGTTCGCGCCCCGACCGCCATTCGTCAGGCCTCCGATCGTGTCATTCGCAGCCCCGAACGCTACGACTTCGATATCGATGGTCCGTTATTGCAGGGCCGGGATGACGTGCGTTTTGTCGACTGTGGCGATGTCCCTGCTGACCTCAATGATCCACGCGGTCACTTCGTTCGCGCCGAACAGGCCGTGCGTAAGATTCTTGCCGCCGGTGCGATTCCCATCGTCCTGGGTGGCGATCACGGCATTACCAACCCGATCCTGCGCGCCTTTGACGATCAGGGGCCGATCACTATTGTCCATCTTGATGCGCATCTCGACTGGCGTGATGACGTCAACGGCGTGACTGACGGCTTATCCAGCCCGATGCGCCGTGCTTCTGAACTGCCGTTCATCAAAGACATTATTCAAATCGGTATGCGGGCCTCAGGGAGTGCCCGCCAGGAAGAAGCCGATTATGCCCGTGAATGGGGAGCCAAAATCATCACCGCTTATGAGCTGCATGATCAGGGTATGGACGCCGTACTGGCGCAGATCCCGGACGGCGGTCGCTATTACCTGACCATTGATGCTGATGGTTTTGATCCGGCGGTGATGCCTGCCGTGGCTGGCCCGGCACCGGGCGGCGTGACCTTTGTTCAGGCACGTAAACTGATTCACGGTTTAGTGAAAAAAGGCCGGGTGGTCGGCATGGATATCGTTGAAATCCAGCCGGCCAAAGATGTTCATCAGCTCTCCTGCATGACCGCAGGCCGTCTGGTGCTCAATTTGATTGGTGCGGCAATTCGCGCCGGTTACTGCGACAGCAATATTTAACCTTTTGGAGGACCTATGACTCTTCGCTCGCTTCTGCTCAGTGCGCTGCTGTTTTCATCTGTTTCTCAGGCTGCTGACCCTATTCGGGTGGCGATTGATCCCACCTTCCCGCCGATGGAATATATCCAGAACAACCAGCGCACCGGCTTTGATGTGGATTTAGCGGCCGCCCTGTCGAAACAGATGGGCCGTCCGTTGGTGTATACCGATATGGATTTTAAAGCGATGGTGCCATCGGTGTTGGCGGGACGTCAGGACATCGTGTTATCTGCCATCTACATCACCGACGACCGCAAAAAAGTGGTGGATTTCACCGCCCCCTATTTCTCTGCCGGACTGGTGGTGATGGTGAAAAAAGGCGACACCCGCATCAAAACACCACAGGATCTGGCCGGTAAACGCGTTGCCGTGCAGGTCGGCACCAAATCGGTCAAGGTGTTGGCGGATCAGTTCCCCGGCGCACAAACCGTGGAAGTGGAAAAGAACGAAGAGATGTTCAACTCACTGGAAGCGGGCCGTGCCGATGCGGTGGTGACCGGTAAACCGGCCGCGCTGCTTTACAGCAAAACCCGTGGCACCACGCAGATCCTGACGGAACCGCTCACCCACGAAGAGTACGGCATTGCGGTGAGCAAACGTGAGCCGGAACTGCGCCAGCAACTCAATGACGCGCTGAAAGCCATCAAAGCGAACGGCACTTACGATGCGTTGCAGAAAAAATGGTTTGGCACCGCCGCACAATAAGCCGGGGTAAGCATGGTTGAATTTGATTTTACCCCCGCGTTTGCTGCCTGGCCGGAGTTGTTGTCAGGGGCCTGGGTGACGATTGAGGTCACCCTGTGCGCCCTGCTGATCAGCTGCTGTCTCGGTACCTTAATCGGTCTGGGGAGGCTCAATCCCCAGCGCAAACTGGTGTGGTGGCTGTGCAACAGTTACGTGGTGTTCGTCCGTGGCACGCCGCTGCTGGTGCAGCTGTTTATCCTCTATTTCGGTCTGCCCTATTTTAACATCGTTATCCCGGCCTTCGTCTGCGGCATTATCGGTCTGGGATGCTACTCGGCGGCGTATGTCTCTGAGCTGGTACGCGGTGCAATTTTGTCGATCGATCGTGGGCAAACCGAAGCGGCGCGCTCAATGGGGATGTCCGGTGCCCAGGCGATGCGCCTGATTATCCTGCCGCAGGCGTTGGTACGCATGGTGCCACCGCTGGCTAATGAATTTATTGCGCTAACCAAAAATTCCGCACTGGTTTCGCTGGTGACCATTCACGACCTGATGCATGAGGGGCAGAAAGTGATCAGCGTCTCCTACCGCTCGCTGGAGGTTTACATCGTGATTGCCTTTATCTATCTGCTGATGACCAGCAGCACCATGCTGCTGCTGCGCGTGGTGGAGAAAAAACTGCGTGCCGGGGGGATGGTGCAATGAGTACCGCCATCATTGAGGCGCTTAACCTCGATAAGTATTTCGACCAGCACCATGTGCTGAAGCAGGTCAGCCTGTCGGTGGCTCGCGGTGAGGTGGTGGTGATTATCGGCCCCAGCGGCTCCGGTAAAAGCACCTTTTTACGCTGCTGCAACGGCCTCGAAGTCGCACAGCTTGGCAGTATCCGCCTGTGTGGCCAGCAGTTATTGCAGGATGGCAAAC is part of the Pantoea phytobeneficialis genome and harbors:
- a CDS encoding agmatinase; translated protein: MSLPLTVPPQTNHKSLLFSELALDLDNLQAHFAVLGMPYGAAYTPQDYNNDQVRAPTAIRQASDRVIRSPERYDFDIDGPLLQGRDDVRFVDCGDVPADLNDPRGHFVRAEQAVRKILAAGAIPIVLGGDHGITNPILRAFDDQGPITIVHLDAHLDWRDDVNGVTDGLSSPMRRASELPFIKDIIQIGMRASGSARQEEADYAREWGAKIITAYELHDQGMDAVLAQIPDGGRYYLTIDADGFDPAVMPAVAGPAPGGVTFVQARKLIHGLVKKGRVVGMDIVEIQPAKDVHQLSCMTAGRLVLNLIGAAIRAGYCDSNI
- a CDS encoding transporter substrate-binding domain-containing protein, with the translated sequence MTLRSLLLSALLFSSVSQAADPIRVAIDPTFPPMEYIQNNQRTGFDVDLAAALSKQMGRPLVYTDMDFKAMVPSVLAGRQDIVLSAIYITDDRKKVVDFTAPYFSAGLVVMVKKGDTRIKTPQDLAGKRVAVQVGTKSVKVLADQFPGAQTVEVEKNEEMFNSLEAGRADAVVTGKPAALLYSKTRGTTQILTEPLTHEEYGIAVSKREPELRQQLNDALKAIKANGTYDALQKKWFGTAAQ
- a CDS encoding amino acid ABC transporter permease, encoding MVEFDFTPAFAAWPELLSGAWVTIEVTLCALLISCCLGTLIGLGRLNPQRKLVWWLCNSYVVFVRGTPLLVQLFILYFGLPYFNIVIPAFVCGIIGLGCYSAAYVSELVRGAILSIDRGQTEAARSMGMSGAQAMRLIILPQALVRMVPPLANEFIALTKNSALVSLVTIHDLMHEGQKVISVSYRSLEVYIVIAFIYLLMTSSTMLLLRVVEKKLRAGGMVQ